One genomic segment of Hordeum vulgare subsp. vulgare chromosome 2H, MorexV3_pseudomolecules_assembly, whole genome shotgun sequence includes these proteins:
- the LOC123430204 gene encoding protein indeterminate-domain 16, protein MDEQGERGLQLLLPAAAARVIRDAPVSAGSDHQQLDLDLSMSIGPRQQQLLQLPRPAPPTPPANESRRVAATVAASAARQLQQQQQQVTVDVRAVKQQTAEQARMASAERAYAERVRELAKRELELAEREFARARMIWERAREEVERVERMKQIAARRLGSAASAAALEITCHACMQRFHP, encoded by the coding sequence ATGGATGAGCAAGGGGAGAGGGGGCTCCAGCTGCTGCTCCCCGCAGCCGCTGCTCGAGTGATCCGGGATGCGCCGGTTAGCGCCGGCAGCGACCACCAGCAGCTGGACCTGGACCTGTCCATGAGCATTGGGCCGAGGCAGCAGCAGCTGCTGCAGCTGCCACGGCCGGCGCCGCCGACTCCACCGGCTAACGAGAGCAGGAGGGTGGCGGCGACCGTGGCCGCCAGCGCTGCGAGgcagctgcagcagcagcagcagcaggtgaCGGTGGACGTCCGCGCCGTGAAGCAGCAGACGGCGGAGCAGGCGCGGATGGCGTCGGCGGAGCGCGCCTACGCGGAGCGCGTCCGGGAGCTGGCGAAGCGGGAGCTGGAGCTCGCCGAGAGGGAGTTCGCGCGCGCGAGGATGATCTGGGAGCGCGCCCGCGAGGAGGTGGAGCGGGTGGAGCGGATGAAGCAGATCGCCGCCAGGCGGCTCggctccgccgcctccgccgccgcgctCGAGATCACCTGCCACGCCTGCATGCAGCGCTTCCATCCTTGA